A genome region from Arachis duranensis cultivar V14167 chromosome 6, aradu.V14167.gnm2.J7QH, whole genome shotgun sequence includes the following:
- the LOC107495981 gene encoding uncharacterized protein LOC107495981, giving the protein MKEEGENITKTRRSRESFNDCGAANGVGVVAAKVMANNNNNNNHNNNSHKGNYNYKFWVLAAIIVLALWSMFTGSVTLKWSASNLTRFSHDLDHSITLQDLDVLEVEEREKVVRRMWEVYTHSTTAKVPRFWSDAFHAAYEHLVSDVPTIRDAAISEIAKMSIQFLSLQQQLPIQLQSESNIRVSRKMKEEQESSWGAKIGTKQ; this is encoded by the exons atgaaggaagaaggagaaaaCATCACAAAAACAAGAAGGAGTAGAGAGAGTTTCAATGATTGTGGTGCTGCTAACGGTGTTGGTGTAGTAGCAGCAAAAGTTATggcaaacaacaacaacaacaataatcataataataatagtcaTAAGGGTAACTACAACTACAAATTCTGGGTTTTAGCTGCAATAATTGTTCTTGCACTATGGTCAATGTTCACTGGCTCTGTCACACTCAAATGGTCTGCTTCAAACCTCACAAGATTCTCACATGACTTGGATCATTCTATCACTCTTCAAGATCTTGATGTCTTG GAAgtggaggagagggagaaagTGGTGCGGCGGATGTGGGAGGTTTACACCCACAGCACCACCGCGAAGGTGCCGCGATTTTGGTCAGATGCATTTCATGCTGCCTATGAACATTTGGTGAGTGATGTACCTACAATTAGAGATGCTGCCATCTCAGAAATTGCTAAGATGTCTATCCAATTTCTCAGTTTGCAGCAGCAACTTCCAATTCAGCTTCAATCTGAATCT AACATCAGGGTATCAAGGAAAAtgaaagaagaacaagaaagtagcTGGGGAGCTAAAATTGGCACTAAGCAATAA